The following are encoded in a window of Solibacillus sp. FSL R7-0668 genomic DNA:
- a CDS encoding stalk domain-containing protein: MKKYLAVLFTAVLAMSLFYGSPSYAAEKNKNLVEQKVTVIINGEYISFQDPILNNNGTILLPMRGFYEAIGAGVSWNQIDKIATSERNGQIVELTIDSKTAKVNGMNAQLLVAPMIYKDRTYIPMRFVSENSDGQVYWDQESKVVEVILNEAPDDESPEEEVPEVPVVPEVKHILYMNNQRIEMELSPITKDGRMYIPASYFSDYLQDSFSQWVDETSFDLTISGLTFSFTDNSNRIYVNGELYSGSEKPFIQYSEMYVPVKFIVDSFKNGGSLRYVQEDKTIYISLYDYILTSDFLEKSYGSLNVPQLVENAALDGNRELMVSDNPEELIPSIITNANETLAENHVQGVTATKEHRVYGWHINKLDGRAKIGITIQNTSSSEIQVTNSKGISQTTSNSWSTFDVGLPLSDAVLTDTLRDAKESKMTIAPGETKIIQTYDLGKNYLLGFTHDFDIRSVSGAAVNYTIRTVLSLDDEPKLETIHSPVVPINKYAAHPRGVWPSSALKVTLPAYTVDSEQVGYNISNGKTDHFLTDENSLDKMNGTVGNPGHFGMSYKVDIPIVNDSGKMKYILVKITGRGGVYSGAVKMNGRTYLIPTLKPGEEYVQLPVHRSKKAKDVINLEIIHAGGSNLPVAIYVETR; this comes from the coding sequence ATGAAAAAATATCTTGCTGTACTGTTTACGGCAGTATTGGCAATGAGTTTGTTCTATGGAAGTCCAAGCTATGCCGCAGAAAAAAATAAGAATTTAGTTGAGCAAAAAGTGACAGTAATTATTAACGGAGAATATATTTCCTTCCAAGATCCTATTTTAAATAATAATGGGACAATTCTTTTACCGATGCGTGGTTTTTATGAAGCAATTGGCGCAGGGGTAAGTTGGAATCAGATAGATAAAATAGCGACAAGTGAGCGTAATGGTCAAATTGTTGAATTGACGATTGATTCAAAAACGGCAAAAGTAAATGGCATGAATGCGCAATTACTCGTTGCCCCAATGATTTACAAAGATCGTACGTATATTCCAATGCGCTTTGTCAGTGAAAATTCAGACGGACAAGTTTATTGGGATCAAGAAAGTAAAGTAGTAGAAGTAATTTTAAACGAAGCACCAGATGATGAAAGTCCAGAAGAGGAAGTTCCAGAGGTGCCAGTCGTACCTGAAGTAAAGCATATTTTATATATGAACAATCAGCGTATCGAAATGGAACTGTCACCAATTACAAAAGACGGACGCATGTATATCCCGGCAAGTTATTTCAGTGATTATTTACAGGATAGCTTTAGCCAGTGGGTAGATGAAACAAGCTTTGATTTAACGATTTCAGGATTAACTTTTAGCTTCACAGACAACAGCAATCGAATTTATGTTAATGGTGAGCTCTATTCAGGAAGCGAGAAGCCATTTATTCAATATAGTGAAATGTATGTACCGGTGAAATTCATTGTAGATTCATTTAAAAATGGTGGTTCCTTACGCTATGTACAAGAAGATAAAACTATCTATATTTCGTTGTATGACTACATACTAACAAGTGACTTTTTAGAGAAATCCTATGGGTCTTTAAATGTACCGCAATTAGTTGAAAATGCAGCATTAGATGGCAATCGTGAGTTAATGGTCAGTGATAACCCAGAAGAGTTAATTCCGTCAATTATTACAAATGCTAATGAAACATTAGCGGAAAATCATGTGCAAGGTGTTACCGCGACAAAAGAGCACCGTGTCTATGGTTGGCATATTAACAAACTAGACGGTCGCGCTAAAATCGGGATTACGATTCAAAACACATCATCTTCTGAGATTCAAGTGACGAACTCAAAAGGGATCTCACAAACAACAAGTAATAGCTGGAGTACATTTGATGTAGGCTTACCTTTATCAGATGCGGTATTAACCGATACATTACGTGATGCAAAGGAAAGCAAGATGACCATTGCACCGGGTGAAACGAAAATTATCCAAACCTATGATCTTGGTAAAAATTATTTACTCGGATTTACCCATGATTTTGATATCCGCTCCGTATCAGGCGCTGCAGTGAATTATACAATTCGAACAGTACTTAGCTTAGATGATGAGCCAAAGCTAGAAACGATTCATTCGCCAGTTGTCCCTATTAATAAATATGCAGCACATCCACGTGGCGTATGGCCAAGCTCGGCATTAAAGGTAACTTTACCAGCCTATACAGTTGATAGCGAGCAGGTGGGCTATAATATTTCAAACGGGAAAACTGACCATTTCTTAACGGATGAAAATTCATTAGACAAAATGAATGGCACAGTTGGCAACCCAGGACATTTTGGCATGTCTTATAAAGTCGATATTCCAATTGTCAATGATTCTGGCAAAATGAAATATATCCTTGTGAAAATAACAGGACGCGGTGGCGTATATAGTGGTGCGGTGAAAATGAATGGACGAACATATTTAATCCCGACATTAAAGCCAGGTGAAGAATATGTACAATTACCTGTACACCGTTCGAAAAAAGCGAAGGATGTCATCAATTTAGAAATCATTCACGCAGGCGGTAGTAATTTACCAGTCGCGATTTATGTTGAAACAAGATAA